A window from Pseudomonas frederiksbergensis encodes these proteins:
- a CDS encoding TPM domain-containing protein: MRVLKVGLVLLLWVFALTAQAALKFPELTGRVVDNAQMIEPAVREQLTQQLQAHEKATGEQLVVVTLPDLQGTDIADFGYQLGRYWGIGQKDKNNGALLIVARDDRKLRIEVGYGLEDRLTDAQSSVIINQVITPAFKTGNFSKGISDGIAAMLVVLGGNPLDEPSTVYDSGGNQESDFLSRHPGIFVFLVMLFILTMFVCQMLGILPSGGGRGGSSGGFGGGGFGGGGGGGFSGGGGSFGGGGSSGGW; this comes from the coding sequence ATGCGTGTGTTGAAAGTTGGCCTGGTGCTGTTGCTCTGGGTATTTGCCCTGACGGCCCAGGCTGCGTTGAAGTTTCCGGAACTGACCGGACGGGTCGTCGATAACGCGCAGATGATCGAGCCTGCGGTGCGTGAGCAGCTGACGCAACAGCTTCAGGCTCATGAAAAAGCCACTGGCGAGCAGCTGGTGGTGGTCACTCTGCCGGATTTGCAGGGCACCGACATTGCCGACTTCGGTTATCAACTGGGGCGCTATTGGGGCATCGGCCAGAAGGACAAGAACAACGGCGCGCTGCTGATCGTGGCGCGTGACGATCGCAAGCTGCGGATTGAAGTCGGTTATGGCCTGGAAGATCGGCTGACCGATGCGCAGAGCTCGGTGATCATCAATCAGGTGATCACCCCGGCATTCAAGACCGGCAACTTCAGCAAGGGCATCAGCGACGGAATCGCGGCGATGCTCGTGGTGCTGGGCGGCAATCCGCTGGATGAGCCATCCACGGTGTATGACTCCGGCGGCAATCAGGAAAGCGACTTCCTCTCACGTCATCCGGGGATCTTCGTGTTTCTGGTGATGCTGTTCATCCTGACGATGTTTGTCTGCCAGATGCTCGGGATCCTGCCCAGCGGCGGCGGCCGGGGCGGTTCGAGCGGCGGGTTCGGCGGTGGAGGCTTTGGCGGCGGTGGAGGCGGGGGCTTCAGCGGCGGCGGGGGCAGTTTCGGGGGCGGCGGTTCGTCGGGCGGCTGGTGA
- a CDS encoding TPM domain-containing protein gives MALLTEHEQRKVAEAIARVERDTDAELVTVLAARADDYAYIPLLWASLLALVVPGIVHYLTGWLTMHSLLLVQWISFIVLCLVFRIPKITTHLVPRSVRHWRASNLARRQFLEQNLHHTVGSTGMLIFVCEAERYVEILVDEGISKRLDNKNWDEIVAAFTQQVKQGQTLQGFVTCVEACGELLKVHVPVTHVRNELPNRLVVLG, from the coding sequence ATGGCATTACTGACTGAACACGAACAACGCAAGGTTGCCGAGGCGATTGCCCGGGTCGAGCGCGACACCGACGCCGAACTGGTCACCGTGCTCGCGGCCCGCGCCGACGACTACGCGTACATTCCGCTGCTCTGGGCCAGCCTGCTGGCGCTGGTCGTGCCGGGTATCGTGCATTACCTGACCGGCTGGCTGACCATGCACAGCTTGCTGCTGGTGCAATGGATCTCCTTCATCGTGCTGTGCCTGGTGTTCAGGATTCCAAAAATCACCACGCACCTGGTCCCGCGCTCGGTCCGTCACTGGCGCGCCTCGAACCTGGCGCGCCGGCAGTTTCTGGAGCAAAACCTGCACCACACGGTGGGCAGCACCGGGATGCTGATATTTGTCTGCGAAGCCGAGCGTTATGTGGAAATTCTGGTGGATGAGGGGATTTCGAAACGGCTGGACAACAAGAACTGGGATGAAATTGTGGCGGCGTTCACTCAGCAGGTGAAGCAGGGGCAGACGTTGCAGGGGTTTGTGACGTGTGTGGAGGCGTGTGGCGAGTTGCTCAAGGTGCATGTGCCGGTGACGCATGTGCGGAATGAGCTGCCGAATCGGTTGGTGGTTTTAGGCTGA
- a CDS encoding class I SAM-dependent methyltransferase, producing MSVTATPASLVPDHHAQFIDLLQSSVDQNAFIKLVLAKYVGTEVDLQRLIIKQLTVKDQPCLSFVYRYKTRDITKNLPVAEGVATIAALLPASFKNAHLLSLTDEAQLEYSKKGKSSLFKSKPQQLREVPSAEHNREKNRFLDLSRPFLADLGVTNSKHELIPAMSRKWKQINKFIEVFSHALTTSPLALDKPVQVADFGSGKGYLTFAIHDYLRNTLKAEGMVTGVELRQEMVDLCNAAAAKLEHPGLVFKCGDVRSVAPSELDVMIALHACDIATDYAIHTGIRSGASIIMCSPCCHKQIRLQIQSPALLKPMLQYGLHLGQQAEMVTDSLRALFLEACGYETKVFEFISLDHTNKNKMILAVKRAEPVDPAQLLVKIQELKDFYHISEHCLETLLRADGYL from the coding sequence ATGTCTGTCACCGCCACTCCCGCCAGCCTCGTGCCGGATCATCACGCCCAGTTCATCGACCTGTTGCAATCCAGCGTTGACCAGAACGCCTTCATCAAACTGGTGCTGGCCAAGTACGTCGGCACTGAAGTGGACTTGCAGCGGCTGATCATCAAGCAACTGACGGTCAAGGATCAGCCCTGCCTGTCCTTCGTTTACCGCTACAAGACGCGCGACATCACCAAGAATTTGCCGGTTGCCGAGGGCGTAGCGACCATCGCCGCACTCTTGCCGGCATCGTTCAAAAATGCGCATTTGCTGTCGCTGACGGATGAAGCTCAGCTGGAATACAGCAAAAAGGGCAAGTCTTCGCTGTTCAAGAGCAAACCTCAGCAATTGCGTGAGGTGCCGTCCGCTGAGCATAACCGCGAGAAGAACCGCTTTCTCGACCTGAGCCGGCCGTTCCTCGCTGACCTTGGTGTGACGAACAGCAAGCACGAGCTGATCCCGGCGATGTCGCGCAAGTGGAAGCAGATCAACAAGTTCATCGAAGTCTTCAGCCATGCGCTGACCACCTCTCCGCTGGCGCTGGACAAACCGGTTCAGGTGGCGGACTTCGGCTCGGGCAAGGGTTACCTGACGTTCGCGATCCATGACTACCTGCGCAACACCTTGAAGGCCGAAGGCATGGTGACCGGCGTCGAGTTGCGCCAAGAGATGGTGGATTTGTGCAATGCCGCGGCCGCAAAACTCGAGCATCCAGGGCTGGTGTTCAAGTGCGGTGACGTACGCAGCGTGGCGCCGAGCGAGCTGGACGTGATGATCGCGCTGCATGCCTGCGACATCGCCACCGACTATGCGATTCACACCGGCATCCGTTCCGGCGCCTCGATCATCATGTGCTCGCCGTGCTGCCACAAACAGATCCGCCTGCAGATCCAGAGCCCGGCGCTGCTCAAGCCGATGCTGCAATACGGTCTGCATTTGGGCCAGCAAGCGGAAATGGTCACCGACAGTTTGCGCGCGTTGTTCCTCGAAGCCTGCGGTTACGAGACCAAGGTGTTCGAGTTCATCTCACTGGACCACACCAACAAGAACAAGATGATCCTGGCGGTCAAACGCGCCGAACCGGTTGATCCGGCCCAGCTGTTGGTGAAGATTCAGGAGCTGAAGGATTTCTACCACATCAGCGAACATTGCCTGGAAACCCTGCTGCGGGCTGACGGCTACCTCTGA
- a CDS encoding DMT family transporter, producing MSSRENTGMALGLLGVVIFSLTLPFTRIVVQELHPLLNGLGRALFAAVPAAMLLLWRREKWPTWKQIKGLTLVIAGVILGFPVLSAWAMQTLPASHGALVNGLQPLCVALYAAWLSHERPSKAFWACAALGSALVLGYALISGAGSIQAGDLLMLGAIAVGGLGYAEGGRLAKEMGGWQVICWALVLSTPLLIGPVLYLALQHQGEISARTWWAFGYVSLFSQFIGFFAWYAGLAMGGIARVSQIQLLQIFFTIAFSALFFGEHVEPITWLFAGGVIVTVMLGRKTTVKPAQIATA from the coding sequence ATGTCCTCGCGCGAAAACACCGGCATGGCCCTCGGCCTGCTCGGCGTTGTGATCTTCAGCCTCACCCTGCCCTTCACACGGATCGTCGTGCAGGAACTCCATCCGCTGCTCAACGGCTTGGGCCGAGCACTGTTCGCGGCGGTTCCGGCGGCGATGTTGTTGCTGTGGCGTCGGGAAAAATGGCCGACCTGGAAACAGATCAAAGGCCTGACCCTGGTGATCGCCGGTGTGATTCTCGGCTTCCCGGTGTTGTCGGCCTGGGCCATGCAAACCTTGCCGGCGTCCCACGGTGCATTGGTTAACGGCTTACAGCCGTTGTGCGTGGCGCTGTACGCCGCGTGGTTGTCCCACGAACGCCCGTCGAAAGCCTTCTGGGCCTGCGCCGCACTGGGCAGTGCGCTGGTGCTGGGTTATGCGCTGATCAGCGGGGCCGGCAGCATTCAGGCCGGTGATTTGCTGATGCTTGGGGCGATTGCCGTGGGCGGTTTGGGGTACGCCGAGGGCGGCCGATTGGCCAAGGAGATGGGCGGTTGGCAGGTGATCTGTTGGGCGTTGGTGCTGTCGACGCCGTTGCTGATCGGGCCGGTGCTGTACCTGGCGCTGCAACATCAGGGCGAGATTTCGGCCAGGACCTGGTGGGCGTTTGGTTACGTCTCGCTGTTCTCGCAGTTCATCGGTTTTTTTGCGTGGTACGCCGGGTTGGCGATGGGGGGGATTGCCCGGGTCAGTCAGATCCAGCTGTTGCAGATCTTCTTCACCATCGCTTTTTCGGCGTTGTTCTTCGGCGAACACGTCGAGCCGATCACCTGGCTGTTTGCCGGCGGGGTGATCGTGACGGTGATGCTGGGACGCAAGACCACCGTCAAGCCAGCGCAGATTGCTACAGCCTGA
- a CDS encoding DJ-1/PfpI family protein: MAAKKILMLVGDYVEDYEVMVPFQALLMVGHTVHAVCPDKAAGQTVRTAIHDFEGDQTYSEKPGHLFALNFDFAKVKSEDYDALLVPGGRAPEYLRLNEKVLELVRAFDKAGKPIAAVCHGAQLLAAAGILEGRECSAYPACAPEVRLAGGTFIDIPVTEGHVQGNLATAPAWPAHPSWLAGFLGLLGTKITL, from the coding sequence ATGGCCGCTAAAAAAATTCTGATGCTGGTCGGCGATTACGTCGAAGACTACGAAGTGATGGTGCCGTTTCAGGCGCTGTTGATGGTCGGCCACACGGTGCATGCCGTTTGCCCGGACAAAGCAGCCGGTCAGACCGTACGTACAGCGATCCATGACTTCGAAGGCGACCAGACCTACAGCGAAAAACCCGGTCACCTGTTTGCCCTGAACTTCGACTTTGCCAAGGTCAAGTCCGAAGACTACGACGCCCTGCTGGTGCCGGGTGGTCGTGCCCCGGAGTACCTGCGCCTGAACGAAAAAGTTCTGGAGCTGGTGCGCGCATTCGACAAGGCCGGCAAACCGATCGCCGCCGTGTGTCACGGTGCTCAATTGCTCGCGGCCGCAGGGATTCTTGAAGGTCGCGAGTGCAGCGCCTACCCGGCCTGTGCCCCGGAAGTGCGCTTGGCCGGCGGTACGTTCATCGATATCCCGGTGACGGAAGGTCACGTTCAGGGCAATCTGGCCACTGCCCCGGCCTGGCCGGCGCACCCGAGCTGGCTCGCCGGTTTCCTCGGGTTGCTGGGCACCAAAATCACGCTGTAA
- a CDS encoding ribbon-helix-helix domain-containing protein yields the protein MCELYVKADPILYESRSRSLRICGVVTTLRLENQFWDILSEIAEVDGMTTNQLIAKLYEEVMDYRGEVVNFASFLRVSCTRYLSQRRVQPLELSVVRAVVK from the coding sequence ATGTGCGAGCTCTACGTCAAGGCCGATCCGATTCTCTACGAATCGCGCTCCCGCTCGCTGCGCATCTGCGGGGTGGTCACCACCCTGCGGCTAGAGAATCAGTTCTGGGACATCCTCAGCGAAATCGCCGAGGTCGACGGCATGACCACCAACCAGTTGATCGCCAAGCTGTATGAAGAGGTGATGGACTACCGCGGCGAGGTGGTGAATTTCGCCTCGTTTTTGCGGGTCAGTTGTACCCGTTATCTGAGTCAGCGACGGGTGCAGCCGCTGGAGTTATCAGTGGTGCGGGCGGTGGTGAAGTAG
- a CDS encoding YegP family protein: MSGWYEVSKSSNGQFKFVLKAANAETILTSELYTTRAAAEKGIVSVQSNSPKDERYEKKTTKDGHPYFNLKAANHEIIGSSEAYTSAAALEKGIASVKANGPTTVIKDKTLPVL, encoded by the coding sequence ATGTCTGGATGGTATGAAGTGAGCAAAAGCAGTAATGGTCAGTTCAAATTCGTACTGAAAGCCGCCAACGCGGAAACCATTCTCACCAGCGAGCTGTACACCACCCGCGCTGCCGCTGAAAAAGGCATCGTGTCGGTTCAAAGCAACAGCCCGAAGGATGAACGCTACGAAAAGAAAACCACCAAGGATGGCCATCCTTACTTCAACCTCAAGGCTGCTAACCACGAGATCATCGGTAGCAGCGAGGCTTACACCTCCGCTGCTGCGCTGGAGAAAGGCATCGCCAGCGTCAAAGCCAACGGGCCGACCACGGTGATCAAGGACAAGACCCTGCCGGTGCTCTAA
- a CDS encoding DUF4917 family protein yields the protein MTDFQDVDAQLEDWNALRATASFSGLLVGNGASRAVWDDFGYDSLFENARTVEEKPLSQSELSVFDAMQTRSFEQVLSALKTTSRVNKALAVSSAAPRNRYYAIKEALINTVHAVHIPWRLVVPSSLATINQELGRYRTVFTTNYDLLNYWATQHQPDAISDLFQGAESSFDLSATATDKTRLLYLHGGLHLVRNQDGTARKLMSTEGTLLGSFAINNTIKTLDDVPLFVNEGPAQDKLKTIRSSDYLSFCYDQLLGHGDGLCLFGHALGEQDSHIIHALRQAKPQRVAISIYPRSKAFIQHQKRHYAKVFEGTGSELRFFDSKTHALGSPKLTVPVEV from the coding sequence ATGACCGATTTCCAGGATGTTGATGCCCAACTTGAAGACTGGAACGCCTTGCGCGCCACCGCCTCGTTCAGCGGCCTGCTGGTGGGCAACGGCGCCAGTCGCGCCGTGTGGGACGATTTCGGCTACGACTCGCTGTTCGAAAACGCCCGTACCGTCGAAGAAAAACCCCTGAGCCAATCCGAGCTGAGTGTGTTCGACGCCATGCAGACGCGCAGCTTCGAGCAGGTGCTCAGCGCGTTGAAAACCACCAGCCGGGTCAACAAGGCCCTGGCCGTGAGTTCCGCCGCGCCGCGCAATCGTTACTACGCGATCAAGGAAGCGCTGATCAACACCGTGCACGCAGTGCATATCCCGTGGCGGCTGGTGGTGCCTTCGTCGCTGGCGACGATCAATCAGGAACTGGGCCGCTACCGGACCGTGTTCACCACCAATTACGATCTGCTCAATTACTGGGCGACCCAGCACCAGCCTGATGCCATCAGCGACCTGTTTCAGGGTGCAGAATCGAGCTTTGACCTGAGCGCCACGGCGACCGATAAAACCCGCCTGCTTTACCTGCATGGCGGCTTGCATCTGGTGCGGAATCAGGACGGCACGGCGCGCAAACTGATGTCGACCGAGGGCACGTTGCTCGGAAGTTTCGCGATCAACAACACGATCAAGACCCTCGACGATGTGCCGCTGTTCGTCAATGAAGGGCCGGCGCAGGACAAGCTCAAAACCATTCGCAGCTCGGACTACCTGTCGTTCTGCTACGACCAGTTACTTGGCCATGGCGACGGGTTGTGCCTGTTTGGCCATGCCCTGGGTGAGCAGGACAGCCACATCATCCACGCCTTGCGCCAGGCGAAACCGCAACGGGTGGCGATCTCGATTTACCCGCGCAGCAAGGCCTTCATTCAGCACCAGAAACGACACTACGCGAAGGTGTTTGAAGGCACCGGGAGTGAGTTACGTTTTTTTGATTCGAAGACCCATGCGTTGGGCAGCCCGAAGCTGACAGTTCCAGTCGAGGTCTGA
- the yiaY gene encoding L-threonine dehydrogenase, which translates to MSSTFFIPAVNIMGIGCLDEAMDAIRKYGFRKALIVTDAGLAKAGVAKMIAEKLAKQDIDSVIFDGAKPNPSIANVEIGLGLLKETRCDFVVSLGGGSPHDCAKGIALCATNGGQIGDYEGVDQSTQPQLPLIAINTTAGTASEMTRFCIITDESRHVKMAIVDRNVTPLLSVNDPALMVAMPKGLTAATGMDALTHAIEAYVSTAANPITDACALKAITLISNNLRLAVRDGSDMAARENMAYAQFLAGMAFNNASLGFVHAMAHQLGGFYDLPHGVCNAVLLPHVQSFNALVCADRLTDVALAMGADVHGLTPEAGAQAAIVAIRSLSKDVEIPAGLRELGAKLNDIPMLASNALKDACGLTNPRVADQRQIEEIFRSAF; encoded by the coding sequence ATGAGCAGCACGTTTTTCATCCCCGCCGTGAACATCATGGGCATTGGTTGCCTCGACGAAGCCATGGACGCCATTCGCAAGTATGGTTTTCGCAAGGCATTGATCGTCACAGACGCCGGGCTGGCCAAGGCAGGCGTAGCGAAGATGATTGCCGAGAAGCTGGCGAAGCAGGACATCGATTCTGTGATTTTCGACGGCGCCAAACCTAACCCGAGCATCGCCAACGTCGAGATCGGCCTGGGTCTGCTGAAAGAAACCCGCTGTGACTTCGTTGTGTCCCTGGGCGGCGGTTCGCCCCATGACTGCGCCAAAGGCATCGCGTTGTGCGCGACCAACGGCGGGCAGATTGGCGATTACGAAGGCGTCGATCAATCCACCCAGCCGCAACTGCCGCTGATCGCCATCAACACCACCGCCGGCACCGCCAGCGAGATGACCCGTTTCTGCATCATCACCGACGAATCCCGTCACGTGAAAATGGCCATTGTCGATCGCAACGTCACGCCGCTGCTGTCGGTCAACGACCCGGCGCTGATGGTCGCCATGCCCAAGGGCCTGACGGCCGCCACTGGCATGGACGCACTGACCCACGCCATCGAAGCCTACGTTTCCACGGCGGCCAATCCGATCACCGATGCCTGCGCGCTGAAGGCGATCACCTTGATCAGCAACAACCTGCGCCTGGCCGTCCGCGACGGCAGCGACATGGCCGCGCGGGAAAACATGGCGTACGCGCAGTTCCTCGCCGGCATGGCGTTCAATAACGCATCCCTGGGTTTTGTCCACGCCATGGCCCACCAGTTGGGCGGGTTCTACGACTTGCCGCATGGGGTGTGCAACGCGGTCTTGTTGCCTCACGTACAAAGCTTTAACGCGCTGGTTTGCGCCGATCGCCTTACCGATGTCGCCCTTGCGATGGGTGCCGATGTTCACGGCCTCACCCCGGAAGCGGGCGCCCAGGCGGCCATTGTGGCGATCCGCAGTCTATCCAAGGACGTGGAAATCCCTGCCGGCTTGCGTGAGCTCGGCGCCAAGCTCAACGACATCCCGATGCTCGCCAGCAATGCCTTGAAAGATGCGTGTGGGCTGACCAATCCACGCGTGGCGGATCAGCGCCAGATCGAGGAGATTTTCCGCAGCGCGTTTTAG
- a CDS encoding LysR family transcriptional regulator, producing the protein MLQKSLIRRLDLITLQLFVAVHEEGTLTRAAAREAIAVSAASKRLMELEEALGISLFVRQAKGMTLTPAGETLLHHARQMLFNVEKMGLELGEHSHGIRGYVRMLANLSAIIQFLPEDLRDFSERHPQVKTDLEERPSSGVIQGVLDGVADLGICSSDSDVKGLHSVLYRQDKLMVLMLPDHPLASRSSLAFVDTLGSDYVGLHSASSINMRTHAAAREAGKVLRLRIHVPGFDAMCRMVQANMGIGILPQKAYELFGRALGLHAVPLTDDWSDRALVLVVRDEAALSPVSRMLFEHLRGEV; encoded by the coding sequence ATGCTGCAAAAAAGCCTGATCCGCCGCCTCGACCTGATCACTCTCCAGCTGTTTGTCGCCGTTCACGAGGAGGGCACGCTGACCCGCGCCGCCGCGCGTGAAGCCATCGCCGTGTCGGCGGCCAGCAAGCGGCTGATGGAGTTGGAAGAAGCGCTGGGCATCAGCCTGTTCGTGCGCCAGGCCAAGGGCATGACCCTGACGCCGGCCGGTGAAACCTTGTTGCACCATGCTCGGCAGATGCTGTTCAACGTCGAGAAAATGGGGCTCGAACTGGGCGAACACAGCCACGGTATTCGCGGCTATGTGCGGATGCTCGCCAACCTGTCGGCGATCATTCAATTCCTGCCCGAAGACCTGCGGGACTTTTCCGAGCGTCATCCTCAGGTCAAGACCGACCTCGAAGAACGCCCCAGCAGCGGGGTGATTCAGGGGGTGCTGGATGGCGTGGCGGACCTTGGGATCTGCTCCAGTGACAGCGACGTCAAAGGTCTGCACAGCGTGCTTTATCGACAGGACAAATTGATGGTGTTGATGCTGCCCGATCATCCGTTAGCGAGTCGTTCCAGCCTGGCCTTCGTCGATACGCTGGGCAGCGATTACGTCGGTCTGCATTCCGCCAGTTCAATCAATATGCGTACCCACGCAGCCGCGCGCGAGGCGGGCAAAGTGCTGCGGTTACGGATTCATGTACCGGGTTTCGACGCCATGTGCCGGATGGTCCAGGCCAACATGGGCATCGGCATCCTGCCGCAAAAAGCCTATGAGCTGTTTGGTCGGGCGTTGGGCTTGCACGCGGTGCCGTTGACGGATGACTGGTCGGATCGCGCGTTGGTTCTGGTGGTACGCGATGAAGCGGCGCTGTCGCCGGTGAGCCGGATGTTGTTCGAGCATTTGCGCGGCGAGGTCTGA
- a CDS encoding CaiB/BaiF CoA transferase family protein yields the protein MTAPLSAIKVIEIGTLIAAPFAARMLAEFGADVIKIEAMGQGDPLRKWRKLHEGTSLWWYLQSRNKKSLALNLKSPEGIELVKQLATSADVLIENLRPGALEKLGLGWDVLHALNPNLTLVRISGYGQTGPYRDRPGFGAIGEAMGGIRYTTGTPGSPPARVGVSLGDSLASLHAVIGALMSLLRVKTGQGGGQVVDVSLAESVFNVMESLVPEYDMLGHVRERSGGALPGIAPSNTYLTADGAYVVIAGNSDPIYKRLMDVIGRRDLADAPEFAHNDGRAAKSNVLDAAITHWTSSLPIDDVLSALEAAEVPAGRIYSVADIVADPHYQARDMLLNADLPGGATVKMPGIVPKMSETPGGVNWSGPALGQHTDAILAGLGLANSDIERLKAQGVVQ from the coding sequence ATGACTGCCCCCTTGAGTGCAATCAAAGTGATCGAGATCGGCACGCTGATCGCCGCGCCGTTCGCCGCGCGCATGCTCGCCGAGTTCGGCGCCGACGTGATCAAGATCGAAGCCATGGGTCAGGGCGACCCGCTGCGCAAATGGCGCAAGCTGCACGAAGGCACGTCGCTGTGGTGGTACCTGCAATCGCGCAACAAGAAGTCCCTGGCGTTGAATCTGAAATCCCCCGAAGGCATTGAACTGGTCAAGCAACTGGCGACCAGCGCCGACGTGCTGATCGAAAACCTGCGCCCCGGCGCCCTGGAGAAACTCGGTCTGGGCTGGGACGTGTTGCATGCCCTCAATCCCAACCTGACGCTGGTGCGCATATCCGGTTATGGCCAGACCGGCCCTTACCGCGATCGCCCAGGGTTCGGTGCAATCGGCGAGGCCATGGGCGGAATTCGCTACACCACCGGCACCCCCGGTTCACCGCCGGCCCGGGTCGGTGTCAGCCTCGGCGATTCCCTGGCTTCACTGCATGCGGTGATCGGCGCCCTGATGTCGCTGCTGCGGGTCAAGACCGGGCAGGGCGGTGGGCAAGTCGTCGATGTGTCGCTGGCTGAAAGTGTGTTCAACGTCATGGAAAGCCTGGTGCCGGAATACGACATGCTCGGCCATGTTCGGGAGCGCAGCGGCGGGGCCTTGCCGGGCATCGCGCCCTCCAACACTTACCTGACCGCCGATGGCGCCTACGTGGTGATCGCCGGCAACAGCGACCCGATCTACAAGCGCTTGATGGACGTCATCGGTCGCCGTGACCTGGCCGATGCGCCGGAATTCGCCCATAACGACGGGCGTGCCGCCAAGAGCAACGTGCTCGACGCGGCGATCACCCACTGGACCAGCAGCCTGCCGATCGACGATGTGTTGTCGGCACTGGAAGCCGCCGAAGTCCCGGCCGGGCGCATCTATTCAGTCGCCGATATCGTCGCCGATCCGCACTATCAGGCGCGGGACATGCTGCTCAACGCCGACCTGCCCGGCGGTGCCACGGTGAAGATGCCCGGCATTGTGCCGAAAATGTCCGAGACGCCCGGTGGCGTGAACTGGTCCGGGCCTGCGTTGGGCCAGCATACCGATGCCATCCTCGCGGGGCTGGGCCTTGCGAATTCGGACATCGAACGGCTGAAGGCTCAAGGGGTGGTGCAATGA
- a CDS encoding hydroxymethylglutaryl-CoA lyase: MITGFSETLIVQEVSPRDGLQIEPTWVETVDKIALIDQLSLAGFSRIEAGSFVSPKAIPALRDGELVFKGIARQPGVIYVALIPNLKGAQRALATGADELNLVMSASQTHNLANMRMRCETSLAAFGEVVQYVRGTTVRLNASIATTFGCPFEGKIDEDRVLQIVEAYQELGIQGITLADTTGMANPRQVDRLVRRVLQRVSPADLTLHFHNTRGLGLCNVLAAYEAGARRFDAALGGLGGCPFAPGASGNICTEDLVNLCDEIGIHTGIDLPLLLQLSRGLPALLGHEVPGQLAKAGRNCDLHPSPS, from the coding sequence ATGATCACTGGTTTTTCCGAGACCCTGATTGTTCAGGAAGTCTCCCCCCGCGACGGCTTGCAGATCGAGCCGACCTGGGTCGAAACCGTCGACAAGATTGCCTTGATCGATCAGCTGTCGCTGGCTGGTTTCAGCCGCATCGAAGCCGGTTCGTTCGTTTCGCCCAAGGCGATTCCGGCGCTGCGCGATGGTGAGCTGGTATTCAAGGGCATCGCCCGGCAACCCGGGGTGATTTACGTCGCGTTGATCCCCAACCTGAAAGGCGCACAACGAGCACTGGCGACTGGGGCTGACGAGTTGAACCTGGTGATGTCCGCCAGCCAGACCCACAACCTGGCCAACATGCGCATGCGTTGCGAAACCTCATTGGCCGCGTTCGGCGAGGTTGTGCAATACGTTCGCGGAACGACGGTGCGACTCAACGCCAGCATCGCCACCACCTTCGGCTGTCCGTTTGAAGGCAAGATCGATGAAGATCGCGTGCTGCAAATCGTCGAGGCGTATCAGGAACTCGGGATCCAGGGCATTACCCTGGCCGACACCACTGGCATGGCCAATCCGCGGCAGGTCGATCGGCTGGTGCGGCGGGTCTTGCAACGAGTTTCGCCCGCTGATCTGACCCTGCATTTCCACAACACCCGCGGCCTCGGTTTGTGCAACGTACTGGCCGCTTATGAGGCCGGTGCCCGACGCTTTGACGCGGCGCTGGGCGGCCTCGGCGGTTGCCCGTTCGCGCCGGGTGCCTCGGGCAATATCTGTACCGAAGATTTGGTCAACCTGTGCGATGAAATCGGCATTCACACCGGCATCGATCTGCCGCTGCTGCTGCAATTGTCGCGAGGACTGCCCGCGCTGCTGGGCCACGAAGTGCCCGGTCAACTGGCCAAGGCCGGACGCAATTGCGATCTGCACCCAAGCCCTTCCTGA